The sequence TTGGCCAGTACCTCTCCCAGCTGACGGTGCGCTGCTTCGGCATCAGAGCCGAGCTCACCCATCTCACCAAGGACGGCGATGGCCCGGGCACCCGGACGTGCTGCGGCAGTATAGGCCAACGCTGCGATGGCCGCCCGCATGGAATCCGGATTGGCGTTGTAGGAATCATCGATGACGGTGACACCATCACGGCGGGTACGCACATCCATCCGGTGTTCTGAGGCGTTGCGGTGACCCGAGAGCGCACCGGCGACGGTGTCTGCTGACAGGCCCAGCTCAATCGCTGCGGCCGCTGCAGCCAACGCATTGGAGACTTGGTGGGAACCGAACACCTGGAGCTTGACTTCTACTGGCTCAGCCCCGGGGCTGTGGAGGGTGAAGGAGGGGCGGGCGACGTCGTCAAGCTCAATGTCCGTGGCAAAGTACTGCGCTGCCGGTGCACCTCCGCGGCGGTTCTCCGTGGAGTAGTAAACAACCTTGGCTGCTGTGCGCGGAGCCATGGCAGCCACGAAAGGATCATCGGCATTGAGGACGGCAACTCCACCGTCATCAGCGCTCGGAAGAGCTTCAACGAGCTCTCCCTTGGCTTTCGCAATGTTTTCCCGGGAGCCGAACTCGCCAAGGTGCGCGGAGCCAACATTGAGCACCACGCCAATACGCGGAGAAGTGATGTCGGTGAGGTGGCGGATGTGGCCGATACCGCGTGCGGACATCTCCGCAACGAGAAATTGGGTGTGCTCATCACAGCGCAGGGCGGTATAGGGCAGCCCGATTTCGTTGTTGAAGGAGCCCGGCGGCGCAACGGTCTCCCCCACAGTGCGGAAAATGGTGGCGATGAGATCCTTAGTTGAGGTCTTGCCGGCAGAACCGGTGACGCCCACAATGTTGAGCTTATTCTGGGAAAGACGCTGGGTCACCGCACGGGCGATTGCGGAAAGCGCGGCGACGACGGCCGCAGCTGAGCCATCGTCGTCATTGGCATAAATGTCCGCGTTGGCACCATCGCCTTCGACTCGACCGCGAGGTTCAACGATGATGGCGGGCACGCCCACCGGACGCGCAGCCAAGACGGCTACGGCGCCCTTGTCGATGGCCGTCTCCGCAAAGTCGTGCCCATCGACGCGTGCACCGGGCAACGCTACGAAGAGCCCGCCCGGAGTAACCTTGCGGGAATCAAACTCGACGAACCCAGTGACCTGAGCGTTTGGGTTCTCAACGTTGTCGAGGCGACCGCCGGTGATCTGAGCAATTTCGGTGAGGCTGAGGGCGATCATGCATGCTCCTTGGGCTCGTTCTGCTCCTGCGGCAAGGTGTGAGATTTCTTATCGTTGTCACCGTACCGCGCGGAAGCGCCATCCGCGCTCTGTCGAAGGACCTCGTCGAGGGCACGAGCCATCTCTTCGCGGTCATCGAAGTGATGCATGGTGCCGCCGATGAGCTGCCCCACCTCGTGGCCCTTGCCCACGACGATGACGGCATCACCTGGCTGCGCCCACGCCACAACTTCATCGATCGCCTTGGCGCGAGAATCAGCTTCACGGATATCTCCGTCTGGGTTGGCCTCGCGGGCGCCCTTGATAACCGCGGCACGGATAGTGGCCGGGTCTTCGGTACGGGGATTGTCATCAGTGACCACGGTTAGGTCAGCGCGTTCTGCCGCAGCCGCCCCCATAAGCGGGCGCTTGGAGGAGTCACGGTCTCCGCCCGCGCCGACGACGATGCCGATACGGCCGCTGGTTCCCTCCAACTGACTGCGCAAGGTGTCAAGAACAGCGGCGATGGCGGCGGGCTTGTGGGCGTAGTCAACGACGGCCACGAAGTCTTGCCCACGGTCGATGCGCTCCATTCGCCCCGGAACAGCGACCTTTTCTACGCCCGCGAGGAATGTCTTGGGATCCAGTCCGATGGCCGCCGCCATACCGGTTGCCAGGGCAGCGTTGGCGATGTTGAATTCGCCCGGCATCGGCAGGCGGAAGTCATATGTCTGACCGCTAGATGCGACGGAAAGTTCGACCTGCTGAGCACCGGTTGCCTCGGTGCTGAGCTGACGTGCGGTGATGTCAGCGCTGCTGTGCGTCGCCACGCGCGTGAGCGGCAGCGCCGCGGCACGTTCAGCCATACGCGCTCCCCAATCATCATCGACACAGATAACGGCACGGGCGGCGGCTTGGGGGCCGTCGAAAAGCGCTGCCTTGGCCTCGAAGTAATCCTCCATCGTGGGGTGGAAGTCGAGATGGTCCTGGCTGAGGTTGGTAAAACCACCGACGGCGAAATTCGTGCCGCGCACGCGCCCCAGCTCCAAAGCATGGGAGGAGACCTCCATGACCACGTGGGTGACTCCTTCCGCCACCATGCGGGCGAACAATTCCTGGAGTGTCGGAGCCTCCGGAGTGGTCAGGGTGGTGGGCACAGGCTCACGGTTGATACGTGTGCCCGTTGTACCAATGAGGCCAACGGAGTAGCCCGCGTGGAGCAGACCTGCTTCAAGCAGGTAGCTCGTCGTTGTCTTGCCGGAGGTACCCGTCACGCCGAGAATGGTGAGATTTTCCGTAGGATGCTCATAAATTTCCGCTGCAACAAGGCCGAGAATAGCGCGAATATCCTCCACAACAAGAACGGGACGCGATTCTCCCGCCGAGGCAAGAAGGGCCTGGCCTTCCTCATCCGTGAGGATGGCGGCTGCCGGAGTATCAGCGGCATAGCGTGCTCCGTGCACACGGGTTCCAGGCAGCGCGGCGAAAAGGCCGCCAGGTGCCAGCTTCGCAGAGTTCAGGCCGCAGGAGTCCACGGTAACCGAGGCATCCCCGATCACCCGACCTCCGGCAATCTCCGCTAGGCGTTCAAGGCTGATGCTGCTTGTCACTGTGTTTCCTTTGCTTTCTGTTTTCTCTTTGGCTCTGAAATTCTGTGAGTAAGTCGTGGTGTTGAGGTGGGCATTTACTCAGCGCGCATCGTTAGCGGGGGCGCCGGCGGTGAGGGCGGGATGTTATCGCGGTTGAGCAGCCAGGCGGCAATGTCGCTGAACACTGGAGCTGCAGACTGCCCTCCAGAACCGTCGTCATTGACGCCGGATTCGGGTTCGTCGAGCATGATGGCGACGACGAAACGGGGGTCGTCGGCAGGGGCGATGCCTGCAAACGTGATCCAGTATTTGGAGTTAGAGTAGGCACCGGTCTCCTCATCGACCTTCTGCGCGGTACCTGTCTTACCGGACAGCTGGTAGCCCTCAATCTGGGCGTTGCCGGCAGTACCGTTATTGATGCCTAGCTCGTCTGACTGGAAGACGGCTCGGAACATGTCGACCACAGTCTCCGCGGTTTCCGGGCTCACGACCTGAGTGGTCTCTGGCTCGTCCAGCTCTTCCTTGGTGCCATCCGGGCCGGTGATGGAATCAATAATGCGGGGCTCAATCCGCTCGCCGTCATTGGCTAGTGTCTGGTAGACCGAAGCCAGTTGCAAAGCTGTCCATGATTGTCCCTGGCCGATAGGCAGGTTAGCGAACGTACCGCCCGACCACTGGGAGCGTGCCGGAACAAGGCCAGGCGACTCATTGGGAAGCTCAATACCCGAGGTCTGGCCGAGTCCAAATTTTTTCAGGTACTCAGCGTAAGTGTCTTGGCCCAAACGATCCGCCAACATCAGCGTGCCCACGTTCGATGACTTACCAAAAATACCGGTGGTGGTGTATGGCTCAACGCCATGCTGCCACGCATCGTTAACGGTAACGCCCGCCATATCGATAGAACCAGGAACCTGATGAACCTCGTTGGGGTCAGTGAGGCCTTCCTCGATAGTCGCAGCGGCGGTGATGATTTTCGCCACGGAGCCTGGTTCGAAGGGGTGCGAGATGCTGCGGTTGTCAAAGGTCTTATTCTTCTCCAGCTGCTTCTCAATGTCCTTATTCGGATCAATAGTGCCCGTATTCGCCATAGCGAGAACTTGTCCCGTTGCAGCATCAAGAACCACAGCTTCAGCACTCTTGGCCTTCGAGTTCGCCTTTGCCTTTTCCAGCTTCTGCTGGACGTAGGTCTGGAGGTCGAGATCAAGGGTCAAGGTTACGTTCTTACCGTCAGTGGTCGGCACCTGGTCACGGAGGGTGCCGGGGATGACCTGGCCGCTTGCGGAGACATCCTCGGTCGAACTGCCGTCGATTCCTGTCAACGTGGTGTCACCCGAGGCTTCGAAACCGAACTGGCCTTGGCCGTCCATAGACACTTTGCCGATGACATTCTCCGCAATCGACCCATTGGGGTATTGGCGAATCTGCTGCTCATCCGCAGCTAGTCCGTGGTACTGCTCAGAAATCGTCACCGCAACATCCGGATCAACGTTACGAACGAGAACCTCGTATTGGGTATCGGCGCGGAGCTTATCCATGATCTGCTCCGAGTCCACATCACCCGCGTCAATGCCCGCATCCTTGAGCATCCGTGGGATGCCCTCAGACATGTCGGTGAGGCGCTCGGTGACCTTGTCATCGAGGAACTTTTCCTTGGCATCAGGGGCGAGACCTGCGTACTCGGCGGTATCAGCGGCTTCGAGCTTTTCTTGCTGGCGCAGTTCATCACGCAAACGAGTCGGTGACACCGTAAGCGAGCGGGCCCGCATGGTGTAGGCAAGGCGCTGGCCTTCACGGTCAAGAATTTCGCCACGGCCGGCAGTGTCGATGTACACACGCGTGCGTTGGGCTGCAGCCTTAGCCGCAAGGTCAGGGCCCCACACAATCTGTACCCAAGCGAGTCGGCCCATCCACGCCACCATGACCACGAGGAGTAGCGAGGCAACGACGTGCACACGGCGCCGCATGGTCTTCTGCTGGCTCAAGACAGGCTTGCCCGTGCGTGGATGCCTGTCACGTGTGGCAGGGATGACCCTGTCGGCGTCGTATCGCTGCCGTGGCT is a genomic window of Corynebacterium singulare containing:
- a CDS encoding UDP-N-acetylmuramoyl-L-alanyl-D-glutamate--2,6-diaminopimelate ligase yields the protein MTSSISLERLAEIAGGRVIGDASVTVDSCGLNSAKLAPGGLFAALPGTRVHGARYAADTPAAAILTDEEGQALLASAGESRPVLVVEDIRAILGLVAAEIYEHPTENLTILGVTGTSGKTTTSYLLEAGLLHAGYSVGLIGTTGTRINREPVPTTLTTPEAPTLQELFARMVAEGVTHVVMEVSSHALELGRVRGTNFAVGGFTNLSQDHLDFHPTMEDYFEAKAALFDGPQAAARAVICVDDDWGARMAERAAALPLTRVATHSSADITARQLSTEATGAQQVELSVASSGQTYDFRLPMPGEFNIANAALATGMAAAIGLDPKTFLAGVEKVAVPGRMERIDRGQDFVAVVDYAHKPAAIAAVLDTLRSQLEGTSGRIGIVVGAGGDRDSSKRPLMGAAAAERADLTVVTDDNPRTEDPATIRAAVIKGAREANPDGDIREADSRAKAIDEVVAWAQPGDAVIVVGKGHEVGQLIGGTMHHFDDREEMARALDEVLRQSADGASARYGDNDKKSHTLPQEQNEPKEHA
- a CDS encoding peptidoglycan D,D-transpeptidase FtsI family protein; protein product: MRRRVHVVASLLLVVMVAWMGRLAWVQIVWGPDLAAKAAAQRTRVYIDTAGRGEILDREGQRLAYTMRARSLTVSPTRLRDELRQQEKLEAADTAEYAGLAPDAKEKFLDDKVTERLTDMSEGIPRMLKDAGIDAGDVDSEQIMDKLRADTQYEVLVRNVDPDVAVTISEQYHGLAADEQQIRQYPNGSIAENVIGKVSMDGQGQFGFEASGDTTLTGIDGSSTEDVSASGQVIPGTLRDQVPTTDGKNVTLTLDLDLQTYVQQKLEKAKANSKAKSAEAVVLDAATGQVLAMANTGTIDPNKDIEKQLEKNKTFDNRSISHPFEPGSVAKIITAAATIEEGLTDPNEVHQVPGSIDMAGVTVNDAWQHGVEPYTTTGIFGKSSNVGTLMLADRLGQDTYAEYLKKFGLGQTSGIELPNESPGLVPARSQWSGGTFANLPIGQGQSWTALQLASVYQTLANDGERIEPRIIDSITGPDGTKEELDEPETTQVVSPETAETVVDMFRAVFQSDELGINNGTAGNAQIEGYQLSGKTGTAQKVDEETGAYSNSKYWITFAGIAPADDPRFVVAIMLDEPESGVNDDGSGGQSAAPVFSDIAAWLLNRDNIPPSPPAPPLTMRAE
- a CDS encoding UDP-N-acetylmuramoyl-tripeptide--D-alanyl-D-alanine ligase, with amino-acid sequence MIALSLTEIAQITGGRLDNVENPNAQVTGFVEFDSRKVTPGGLFVALPGARVDGHDFAETAIDKGAVAVLAARPVGVPAIIVEPRGRVEGDGANADIYANDDDGSAAAVVAALSAIARAVTQRLSQNKLNIVGVTGSAGKTSTKDLIATIFRTVGETVAPPGSFNNEIGLPYTALRCDEHTQFLVAEMSARGIGHIRHLTDITSPRIGVVLNVGSAHLGEFGSRENIAKAKGELVEALPSADDGGVAVLNADDPFVAAMAPRTAAKVVYYSTENRRGGAPAAQYFATDIELDDVARPSFTLHSPGAEPVEVKLQVFGSHQVSNALAAAAAAIELGLSADTVAGALSGHRNASEHRMDVRTRRDGVTVIDDSYNANPDSMRAAIAALAYTAAARPGARAIAVLGEMGELGSDAEAAHRQLGEVLAKYHVEHLIGVGESANCRAMTEAAAQQGINTVVCADASAAAKAVDGILRAAPAGVDDWASRSVKDVVLVKASNAQRLWLVAEELNHS